From a region of the Triticum aestivum cultivar Chinese Spring chromosome 7D, IWGSC CS RefSeq v2.1, whole genome shotgun sequence genome:
- the LOC123171544 gene encoding L-type lectin-domain containing receptor kinase SIT2 encodes MPLERFYLVALLLLLVAAGRGLTATVGADDGRQFAYNGFAGRGLDLDGAAEVTPNGLLMLTNGTIQQKGHAFHPSPVPLRAARSFSTAFVFAIFGQYIDLSSPGMAFFVTTSKEVLATALPGQFLGLLNATNNTNPNAHIFAVELDTLLNSECRDMNSNHVGVDLDSMVSRASADAGYYDDATGRFQNLSLISRQAMQVWVDYDGAATEITVTMAPLGVARPKTPLLRTAVNLSAVVQHQDTAYVGFSSATGILFARHFVVGWSFALDGPAPTLNISYLPALPPTGPKPRSRVLEIVLPIASATVVLAVGIAAYILVRRRLRYAEVREDWEVAFGPQPFSYKDLYQATKGFSETNLLGAGGFGSVYKGVLRKPDMDTEVAVKRVSHQSRQGMKGFIAEVASMRRLHHRNLVQLLGYCRRKGELLLVYDHMPNGSLDKYLHDPRPGKATLEWPQRLHIIRGVASGLSYLHEGWEQIVIHRDVKASNVLLDGEMNGQLGDFGLARLYDHGSDARTTHVVGTMGYLAPELGHTGKATPSTDVFAFGAFLLEVTCGRRPIEEDGGNNRVMLVDWVAEHWRNGCITKAADIRMPNNFSLEEVSLVLKLGLLCSHPLSNARPTMRQIMQYLDGDMPLPEFSSEYLGSAMLELMYSAEFFNKNVMPYVSAGVISDLSGGR; translated from the coding sequence ATGCCTCTCGAGCGCTTCTACTTGGTCGCTCTGCTCCTTCTCCTCGTGGCTGCTGGCCGAGGTCTCACGGCCACCGTCGGCGCCGACGACGGTCGGCAGTTCGCCTACAATGGCTTTGCGGGCAGGGGCCTCGACCTCGACGGCGCGGCCGAGGTCACGCCCAACGGCCTCCTCATGCTGACCAACGGCACCATCCAGCAGAAAGGCCACGCCTTCCACCCGTCCCCGGTGCCGCTCCGCGCCGCGCGCTCCTTCTCCACGGCCTTCGTCTTCGCCATCTTCGGGCAGTACATcgacctcagcagccccggcatggCCTTCTTCGTCACCACGTCCAAGGAGGTGCTCGCCACCGCGCTGCCGGGCCAGTTCCTCGGCCTCCTCAACGCCACCAACAACACCAACCCCAACGCCCACATCTTCGCCGTGGAGCTCGACACCCTCCTCAACTCCGAGTGCCGCGACATGAACAGCAACCACGtcggcgtcgacctcgacagcatGGTGTCGCGAGCTTCCGCCGACGCCGGTTACTACGACGACGCCACGGGCCGGTTTCAGAACCTGAGCCTGATCAGCAGGCAGGCCATGCAGGTGTGGGTGGACTACGATGGCGCGGCCACGGAGATCACGGTCACCATGGCTCCCCTGGGCGTCGCCAGGCCCAAGACGCCCCTGCTGCGGACCGCCGTGAACCTCTCGGCCGTGGTGCAGCACCAGGACACGGCGTACGTCGGGTTCTCGTCGGCCACCGGAATCCTCTTCGCACGCCACTTCGTCGTCGGCTGGAGCTTCGCGCTGGACGGGCCGGCGCCGACGCTGAACATCTCCTACTTGCCCGCCCTGCCCCCCACCGGGCCCAAGCCACGGTCCAGGGTGCTGGAGATCGTGCTGCCCATAGCGTCGGCGACGGTGGTTCTGGCCGTCGGCATCGCCGCTTACATCTTGGTCCGACGGCGACTCAGGTACGCGGAGGTCCGGGAGGACTGGGAGGTCGCCTTCGGGCCACAGCCCTTCTCCTACAAGGACCTGTACCAGGCGACCAAGGGCTTCAGCGAGACCAACCTCCTCGGGGCGGGAGGTTTTGGAAGCGTCTACAAGGGCGTGCTCCGCAAGCCCGACATGGACACGGAGGTGGCCGTGAAGCGGGTGTCGCACCAGTCGAGGCAAGGGATGAAGGGGTTCATCGCCGAGGTCGCGAGCATGCGCCGGCTGCACCACCGCAACCTCGTGCAGCTGCTCGGCTATTGCCGGCGAAAGGGCGAACTTCTCTTGGTCTACGATCACATGCCAAATGGTAGCCTCGACAAATACCTACACGATCCCAGGCCTGGCAAGGCTACATTGGAGTGGCCTCAGAGGTTGCACATCATCAGGGGAGTCGCTTCCGGGTTATCTTACCTCCATGAGGGTTGGGAGCAAATCGTCATCCATCGAGACGTCAAGGCAAGCAACGTGCTCTTGGATGGCGAGATGAACGGGCAGCTAGGGGATTTCGGCCTAGCAAGGCTCTACGACCATGGGTCTGATGCGCGGACCACGCACGTGGTCGGCACCATGGGCTACCTAGCCCCTGAACTAGGCCACACCGGCAAGGCAACCCCATCTACCGATGTCTTTGCCTTCGGTGCGTTCCTCCTGGAGGTCACCTGCGGGCGGAGGCCGATCGAGGAAGACGGCGGGAACAACCGCGTCATGCTCGTCGACTGGGTTGCCGAACATTGGCGTAACGGTTGCATCACTAAGGCGGCAGACATTAGGATGCCAAACAACTTTAGTCTTGAGGAGGTCTCTCTAGTGCTGAAACTCGGGCTTCTATGCTCCCATCCTTTGTCCAATGCAAGGCCAACCATGCGACAAATCATGCAGTACCTCGACGGCGACATGCCCCTCCCGGAATTTTCGTCAGAGTACCTCGGCTCAGCCATGTTGGAGCTGATGTACAGTGCAGAGTTTTTTAACAAAAATGTAATGCCATATGTGTCAGCGGGTGTCATCTCTGATCTCTCCGGAGGAAGGTGA
- the LOC123166640 gene encoding 4-hydroxyphenylacetaldehyde oxime monooxygenase, whose protein sequence is MAISLTSLLLSLPQQWPPVLLALVTVLSLLLLTRRKGLKLKLPPGPATVPLLGNLHQLGPLPHRALRDLARVHGPVMQLQLGKAPTVVLSSAQAAWEALKTHDLDCCTRPVSAGTRRLTYDLKNVAFAPYGAYWREVRKLLTVELLSAQRVKAAWYARHEQVEKLISTLNRAEGKPVALDEHILSLSDGIIGTVAFGNIYGGDKFSQNNNFQDALDDVMEMLSSSGSSAEDLFPIAVGRLVDRLTGFIARRERIFLQLDAFFEMVIEQHLDPNRVLPENGGDLIDVLIDLWKKPRGAFIFTKDHVKAIIFSTFVAGIDTNAATIVWAMSELVRKPRVLKKVQNSIRDVVGDNKSVQSDDISKLSYLRMVVKETLRLHPPGPLLLPRETMRHIQIGGYDVPAKTKIYVNAWAIGRDPVSWPDDPEEFNPDRFEANEIDFKGEHPELMPFGTGRRICPGMSMAVATIEFTLANLLFNFQWTLPEGTTADDVNMEEEGRLIFHRKTPLVLVPKPYHQCLE, encoded by the exons ATGGCGATCTCACTCACCTCGCTGCTCCTCTCCCTACCCCAGCAATGGCCACCCGTGCTCCTAGCACTTGTCACTGTCCTTTCCCTCCTGCTGCTGACCAGGAGAAAAGGGCTGAAGCTGAAGCTGCCACCAGGCCCTGCCACGGTGCCCCTCCTGGGCAACCTGCACCAGCTCGGCCCGCTGCCGCACCGGGCCCTGCGAGACCTGGCGCGGGTCCACGGGCCGGTGATGCAGCTGCAGCTGGGCAAGGCGCCGACGGTGGTGCTGTCGTCGGCGCAGGCGGCGTGGGAGGCGCTCAAGACTCACGACCTCGACTGCTGCACGCGGCCCGTGTCCGCGGGGACGAGGCGGCTGACCTATGACCTCAAGAATGTGGCGTTCGCGCCCTAcggcgcctactggcgcgaggtgcGCAAGCTTCTCACCGTCGAGCTCCTCAGCGCGCAACGCGTTAAGGCGGCATGGTACGCACGCCATGAGCAG GTGGAGAAACTGATAAGCACCCTCAACCGCGCGGAAGGAAAGCCAGTGGCCCTGGATGAGCACATCTTGAGCCTCTCCGACGGTATCATCGGCACAGTGGCGTTTGGTAATATCTACGGAGGCGATAAGTTCTCCCAAAATAACAATTTTCAGGATGCGCTCGACGATGTTATGGAGATGCTATCTAGCTCTGGCTCCTCCGCTGAAGACTTGTTCCCAATAGCTGTCGGCCGCCTCGTCGATCGCCTTACCGGCTTCATCGCCCGGCGCGAGCGGATCTTCCTGCAGCTAGATGCCTTCTTTGAGATGGTCATCGAGCAACACCTGGACCCTAACCGCGTGCTGCCTGAGAATGGCGGCGACCTCATTGATGTCCTCATCGACCTTTGGAAGAAGCCGCGTGGTGCATTCATCTTCACCAAGGACCATGTCAAGGCCATAATCTTT TCGACTTTCGTTGCTGGCATTGACACAAATGCGGCGACCATTGTGTGGGCAATGTCAGAGCTAGTGCGGAAGCCACGCGTGCTCAAGAAGGTGCAGAACAGTATCAGGGACGTGGTGGGAGACAACAAAAGTGTGCAATCGGACGACATTTCAAAACTCAGCTACCTGAGGATGGTGGTGAAGGAGACCCTACGGCTGCACCCGCCGGGACCACTGCTATTGCCGAGGGAGACCATGCGACACATACAAATTGGTGGTTATGACGTACCGGCCAAGACAAAGATCTATGTGAATGCATGGGCAATTGGCAGAGACCCGGTAAGTTGGCCCGACGACCCAGAGGAGTTCAACCCTGATAGGTTTGAAGCGAATGAGATAGACTTCAAGGGCGAGCATCCTGAGCTGATGCCATTCGGCACGGGGCGCCGGATATGCCCAGGCATGTCCATGGCTGTGGCCACCATCGAGTTTACACTCGCCAATTTGCTCTTCAACTTCCAGTGGACACTTCCGGAGGGGACAACGGCGGACGATGTGAACATGGAGGAAGAAGGGAGGCTCATCTTCCACCGCAAGACGCCACTAGTCCTCGTTCCCAAACCATACCACCAATGTCTTGAATAA
- the LOC123163683 gene encoding L-type lectin-domain containing receptor kinase SIT2, translating into MPALLLLILLLLSRGGEVAWSQLDDGQFAYQGFAGANLTLDGLAAVMPGGLLALTNFTQQTKAHAFHPAPLRFLGGSANATAVRSFSTSFVFAIVSGYDGLSDHGLAFVVAPTTNFTTANSGQYLGLLNTTNGTASAPILAVELDTILSPEFRDINSNHVGIDVNSLVSRQAQPAGYYDDDGGGALRDLRLNSRQPMQLWVDYDGQSKRLEVTLAPVHVPKPSKPLLSEAIDLSTLMADAMYVGFSASSGVISGHHYLLGWSFSLDGPAPPLDLSKLPALPRLGPKPRSKVLDIVLPLASALLVAAALAAVFFFLWRRRRFAEVREGWEDEFGPHRYAYKDLHRATDGFKEKNLLGVGGFGRVYKGLLSESNLEIAVKRVSRESRQGLREFVAEVASIGRLRHRNLVQLLGYCRRKDELILVYDYMSNGSLDKYLHDPSMPVISWPERFSIIKGVASGVLYLHEDWEKVVIHRDIKASNVLLDEQMNGCLGDFGLARLYDHGTVAQTTHVVGTMGYLAPELVRTGKATPLTDVFAFGVFLLEVACGRRPIERGERNTPVVMIDWVLEHHRNGSLLKAVDPRLTGNFDTEEVTLVLQLGLLCSHPLPDARPSMRKVTQYLDRGQLVPDLSPTYMSYSMLALMQNDGFDSYIMSYPPSATSTAAVSYGSSMTFLTEGR; encoded by the coding sequence ATGCCGGCCCTACTCCTGCTCATACTCCTGCTGCTGAGCCGTGGCGGCGAGGTGGCCTGGTCGCAGCTGGACGATGGCCAGTTCGCCTACCAAGGCTTCGCCGGCGCCAACCTTACCCTGGACGGCCTCGCCGCCGTCATGCCCGGCGGCCTGCTCGCGCTCACCAACTTCACGCAGCAGACTAAGGCCCACGCCTTCCACCCCGCCCCGCTCCGCTTCCTCGGCGGCTCGGCCAACGCCACGGCGGTGCGCTCCTTCTCCACGTCCTTCGTCTTCGCCATCGTGTCGGGCTACGACGGCCTCAGCGACCACGGGCTCGCCTTCGTCGTCGCCCCGACCACCAACTTCACCACCGCCAACTCCGGCCAGTACCTGGGCCTCCTCAACACCACCAACGGCACCGCCAGCGCCCCCATCTTGGCCGTCGAGCTCGACACCATCCTCAGCCCCGAGTTCCGCGACATCAACAGCAATCACGTCGGCATCGACGTCAACAGCCTCGTGTCGCGGCAGGCCCAGCCGGCTGGCTactacgacgacgacggcggcggcgccctTCGGGACCTCAGGCTTAACAGCCGACAGCCCATGCAGTTGTGGGTGGACTACGACGGCCAGTCCAAGCGGCTCGAGGTGACACTAGCCCCCGTGCACGTGCCCAAGCCCAGCAAGCCTCTGCTCTCCGAGGCCATCGACCTCTCCACGCTCATGGCGGACGCGATGTACGTCGGCTTCTCTGCGTCGTCGGGAGTCATCTCGGGGCATCACTACCTGCTCGGATGGAGCTTCAGCTTGGACGGGCCTGCCCCGCCTCTTGACTTGTCCAAGCTTCCTGCCCTGCCACGCCTGGGACCCAAGCCTCGGTCCAAGGTCCTGGACATCGTGTTGCCGCTGGCCAGCGCGTTGCTCGTGGCAGCAGCGCTGGCTGCGGTCTTCTTCTTTCTGTGGCGTCGGCGCCGGTTCGCCGAGGTGCGCGAAGGCTGGGAAGACGAGTTCGGCCCCCACCGATATGCATACAAGGATCTGCATCGTGCCACTGATGGGTTTAAGGAAAAAAACTTGCTCGGCGTCGGAGGGTTCGGGAGAGTGTACAAAGGCCTGCTTTCCGAATCCAATTTGGAGATCGCCGTGAAGAGGGTGTCGCGTGAATCAAGGCAAGGACTGCGTGAGTTCGTTGCCGAGGTGGCGAGCATTGGCCGTCTCCGGCACCGGAATCTCGTGCAGTTATTGGGCTACTGCCGGCGCAAGGACGAGCTTATCTTGGTGTATGACTACATGTCAAATGGCAGCCTTGACAAGTACTTGCACGATCCAAGCATGCCCGTCATATCTTGGCCCGAAAGGTTCTCAATCATCAAAGGGGTCGCGTCAGGCGTGCTGTATCTCCACGAGGATTGGGAAAAGGTTGTCATCCacagagatatcaaggcaagcAATGTGCTCTTGGATGAACAGATGAATGGATGCCTTGGCGACTTCGGCCTGGCAAGGTTATACGATCATGGAACCGTCGCTCAAACAACCCATGTTGTCGGCACCATGGGATACCTTGCACCAGAGCTTGTGCGCACCGGGAAGGCAACACCCTTAACCGATGTGTTTGCATTCGGTGTCTTTCTCCTAGAGGTTGCATGTGGACGACGACCGATCGAGCGTGGCGAACGAAACACCCCTGTAGTGATGATTGATTGGGTGCTTGAGCACCACCGCAATGGATCATTACTCAAGGCGGTGGATCCACGACTAACGGGAAATTTTGACACAGAGGAGGTTACCCTCGTGCTGCAACTAGGTTTGTTGTGCTCGCACCCATTGCCTGATGCAAGGCCTAGCATGCGAAAGGTTACACAATACCTAGATCGTGGGCAGTTGGTTCCTGATCTGTCGCCGACTTACATGAGCTACAGCATGTTGGCGCTGATGCAGAATGACGGCTTCGATTCGTACATTATGTCATACCCTCCATCAGCGACTAGTACTGCTGCGGTGTCTTATGGGTCTTCGATGACATTTCTCACCGAGGGCAGATGA